The following are from one region of the Stanieria sp. NIES-3757 genome:
- the bioF-1 gene encoding 8-amino-7-oxononanoate synthase — protein sequence MFTTATDIFESTLDEIRQSGLYKEERMLNSPQNVEILVQDNQEVLNFCANNYLGLANHPEIIAAAQEGLNKYGFGLSSVRFICGTQTIHKELEAKISAFFSTEDTILYSSCFDANTGLFETLLDADCAVLSDALNHASIIDGIRLCKAKRYRFAHGNLEELEQALQDAHSAKIRLIATDGVFSMDGEIAQLKQICELAHKYDALVMVDDSHGTGILGEKGRGSIEHCGVIGRVDLITSTLGKALGGATGGFTSGRREIIELLRQRSRPYLFSNSVAPVVVYTTLKVLDLLNQTSELRERLMENTHYFRQQMTDCGFKIALGIHPIVPIMLYDAQLAQNMAKDLLNEGIYVVGFSYPVVPLGQARIRVQISAAHTREHLDRCIDAFVRVGKQYGAI from the coding sequence ATGTTTACCACCGCCACCGATATTTTTGAATCCACTCTCGACGAAATCCGTCAATCTGGACTTTATAAAGAAGAGCGGATGCTGAATTCACCCCAAAATGTGGAGATTTTAGTTCAAGACAATCAAGAGGTATTAAATTTTTGTGCCAATAACTACTTGGGACTGGCAAACCATCCTGAAATAATTGCTGCTGCCCAAGAAGGTTTAAATAAATACGGTTTTGGCTTATCATCGGTACGTTTTATCTGTGGCACGCAAACCATTCATAAGGAATTAGAAGCTAAGATTTCGGCATTTTTCAGTACGGAAGATACTATTTTGTATAGTTCCTGTTTTGATGCTAACACTGGACTATTTGAAACACTTTTAGATGCTGATTGCGCCGTGTTGAGCGATGCCTTAAACCATGCCAGTATTATTGATGGCATTCGTCTGTGTAAAGCCAAACGGTATCGTTTTGCTCACGGTAATCTGGAAGAGCTAGAGCAAGCACTGCAAGATGCACATTCTGCCAAAATTCGTCTGATTGCTACCGATGGCGTTTTTAGCATGGATGGCGAGATTGCCCAACTGAAGCAAATCTGCGAACTTGCCCACAAGTACGACGCACTGGTAATGGTCGATGACAGTCATGGCACGGGTATTTTAGGTGAGAAAGGACGAGGTTCGATTGAGCATTGCGGAGTGATAGGAAGAGTCGATCTCATCACCAGTACCTTGGGGAAAGCTTTAGGAGGTGCTACTGGTGGTTTTACTAGCGGGCGTAGAGAAATCATCGAACTATTAAGACAGCGATCGCGACCCTATTTATTTTCTAATTCTGTCGCCCCAGTGGTTGTTTATACCACCCTGAAAGTGTTGGATTTGTTAAACCAAACTAGTGAGTTACGTGAGCGATTAATGGAAAATACGCACTATTTCCGCCAACAAATGACCGACTGTGGTTTTAAGATTGCCCTTGGCATTCATCCCATCGTGCCGATTATGCTCTATGATGCCCAATTAGCCCAAAATATGGCAAAGGATTTATTAAATGAAGGTATCTATGTGGTTGGCTTTAGCTATCCCGTAGTTCCTCTAGGACAAGCTCGCATTCGCGTCCAGATTTCTGCTGCCCATACGAGAGAGCATCTCGATCGCTGCATCGATGCCTTTGTCCGTGTTGGTAAACAATATGGGGCAATCTGA
- a CDS encoding homogentisate 12-dioxygenase: protein MSYYYKLGHIPHKRHTQFRQPDGSLYHEELIGTLGFSGVQSLLYHLRPPTQIKRIVWKKPAEIIYEESAPLCPRHLRTKTIAQGGDAIASRVPLMGNADLCISIARPSEPMQYWYRFAHGDEIIFIHDGSGILESQFGILHYKSGDYLVIPTGILWRILPDAGVEQRMLVLETWGHIQPPRRYLNDYGQFLETSPYCERDLRPPEKLITHDERGEFEVHVKARGGITSYLYHHHPLDIVGWDGHLWPFALNIEDFEPITGRIHQPPPVHQTFAGSGFVICSFVPRLFDYHPLAIPAPYNHANVDSDEVIYYIEGNFMSRQGTERGSITFHPSGIPHGPHPGKYEGSIGKEQTDEFAVMIDTFRPLQLTTQALLLEDKDYPYSWSEEVVKQGERETF from the coding sequence ATGAGTTATTATTACAAACTGGGTCACATTCCTCATAAGCGTCACACCCAATTTCGTCAGCCAGACGGTTCTTTATATCACGAAGAACTAATTGGAACGCTCGGTTTTTCAGGGGTGCAATCCCTACTGTACCACCTGCGTCCACCTACCCAAATCAAACGAATTGTCTGGAAAAAACCAGCAGAAATCATTTATGAAGAATCAGCACCTTTGTGTCCTCGCCATCTACGCACAAAAACTATAGCGCAAGGAGGAGATGCGATCGCTAGTCGGGTTCCGCTGATGGGTAATGCCGATCTCTGTATTTCAATTGCTCGACCAAGCGAACCGATGCAGTATTGGTATCGTTTTGCCCATGGAGATGAAATTATTTTTATCCACGATGGTAGCGGTATCTTAGAAAGTCAGTTTGGTATCCTCCATTATAAGTCAGGAGATTATTTGGTAATTCCGACAGGCATTCTTTGGCGCATCTTACCCGACGCAGGTGTGGAACAGCGAATGTTAGTGCTGGAAACATGGGGACATATTCAACCTCCCCGACGCTATCTCAACGATTACGGACAATTTTTGGAAACATCTCCCTATTGCGAACGGGATCTGCGTCCGCCAGAAAAGCTAATTACTCATGACGAACGAGGAGAATTTGAGGTTCACGTTAAAGCCAGAGGTGGAATAACTTCTTACCTCTATCACCATCATCCCCTAGATATTGTGGGCTGGGATGGACATCTTTGGCCTTTTGCTCTCAATATCGAAGATTTTGAACCAATTACGGGGAGAATTCACCAGCCTCCACCAGTACATCAAACTTTTGCGGGGTCTGGCTTTGTGATTTGTTCTTTTGTCCCGCGTTTATTTGATTATCACCCCTTAGCTATTCCTGCTCCTTATAACCATGCCAATGTCGATTCCGATGAAGTAATTTACTATATCGAAGGCAATTTTATGTCTCGTCAAGGTACTGAACGAGGCTCAATTACCTTTCATCCCAGTGGGATACCCCACGGCCCTCATCCAGGAAAATACGAAGGATCGATTGGGAAGGAACAAACCGATGAATTTGCGGTGATGATCGATACTTTTCGACCACTTCAGTTGACAACGCAAGCTTTGCTTTTAGAGGACAAAGACTATCCCTATAGCTGGAGTGAGGAAGTAGTGAAGCAGGGGGAAAGAGAAACATTCTAA
- a CDS encoding Putative nucleotide sugar epimerase — translation MAKTILVTGATGQIGSDLVKELGKCDRGTQIIASSRQAKSNPESHRLLRRTKTEPAVTVGESLIYEVLDVTDSQRLQEIIQWYGVDTIYHLAGILSAKGELNRELCWNVNINGLKNVLEAARTYHLKVFCPSSIAVFGANTPKFKTPQITIKEPTTIYGITKATGELLCQYYAQQFGVDVRSLCLPGIISYNTPPGGGTTDFAVDIFYRAIAQGSYTCFVRPETRLPMMYMPDAIKAILELMQAESTAIKIRSSYNITAVSFSAEELVAEIQKHLPNFTCDYQPDFRQVIADSWPSVIDDSQARADWGWQHSYDLPAIVADMLQHLSSKLAKEEKCYS, via the coding sequence GTGGCAAAAACAATTTTAGTCACTGGAGCAACTGGTCAAATTGGTAGCGATCTGGTTAAGGAGTTGGGCAAATGCGATCGAGGAACTCAAATTATTGCCAGTAGTCGGCAAGCAAAATCTAACCCAGAAAGTCACAGATTACTCCGCCGTACGAAGACGGAGCCTGCTGTGACCGTTGGTGAATCTCTGATCTACGAAGTTTTAGACGTAACTGATAGTCAGCGACTCCAGGAAATTATTCAATGGTATGGAGTGGATACGATCTACCATCTAGCAGGAATCTTATCTGCCAAAGGAGAGCTTAATCGGGAACTATGCTGGAACGTTAACATTAATGGACTTAAAAACGTACTGGAAGCAGCTAGAACCTATCACCTAAAAGTTTTTTGCCCCAGTTCCATTGCCGTTTTTGGAGCGAATACTCCTAAATTTAAAACTCCTCAGATAACCATCAAAGAACCTACCACAATCTACGGTATTACCAAAGCAACGGGAGAATTACTCTGCCAATATTACGCCCAGCAATTTGGGGTCGATGTCCGCAGTCTCTGCTTACCAGGAATTATCAGTTACAATACCCCTCCAGGAGGCGGTACGACTGATTTTGCCGTAGACATATTTTATCGAGCAATCGCACAAGGTAGCTATACCTGCTTTGTTCGTCCAGAGACACGTTTGCCCATGATGTATATGCCAGATGCCATCAAAGCGATCCTGGAATTGATGCAAGCAGAATCGACAGCGATAAAAATTCGTTCCAGCTACAACATTACTGCCGTAAGCTTCTCAGCAGAAGAACTAGTTGCCGAAATTCAAAAACATCTTCCCAATTTTACTTGCGACTATCAGCCCGATTTTCGTCAAGTGATCGCTGATTCTTGGCCTTCGGTAATTGATGATTCCCAGGCACGGGCAGATTGGGGTTGGCAGCATAGTTACGATCTTCCTGCCATAGTCGCCGATATGCTTCAACATCTCTCTTCTAAGCTAGCGAAAGAAGAAAAATGTTACTCATAA
- the nblA_3 gene encoding phycobilisome degradation protein, whose amino-acid sequence MDASEEQGLSLEQQFKLEVLKKEIDGLNLEQAKEYLLQIFMQMMLHENLCREMLKQCYL is encoded by the coding sequence ATGGACGCATCAGAAGAACAAGGACTCAGTTTAGAGCAACAATTTAAGTTAGAAGTTTTAAAAAAAGAAATCGATGGATTAAATTTAGAACAGGCTAAAGAATATTTGCTACAAATATTTATGCAAATGATGTTGCATGAGAACTTATGTAGAGAAATGCTCAAGCAGTGCTATCTCTAG
- a CDS encoding transcriptional regulator, AsnC family: MNPKEQLEQLDQMDREILRLLQEDGRMSSAELARRVNLSAPGLQKRLKKLEQNGIIDRYVTLVNREALGLDLLCFAQVTLTHHQPECVNNFCTQVQGLPEVLECHYLAGEFDYLLKFVVANHQHLEKLLREKIIPIAGVDKIRTSIVLNEVKASTSLPLD, translated from the coding sequence TTGAATCCCAAAGAACAACTCGAACAGTTGGATCAAATGGATCGGGAAATCTTACGTTTGTTGCAAGAAGATGGGCGCATGAGCAGTGCAGAATTAGCTCGTCGCGTTAATCTCTCAGCCCCTGGACTACAAAAAAGACTGAAAAAGCTCGAACAAAACGGGATCATCGACCGCTATGTTACTTTGGTCAATCGTGAAGCTTTGGGTTTGGACTTACTCTGTTTTGCTCAAGTTACTCTTACTCACCATCAACCAGAGTGTGTAAATAATTTCTGTACTCAAGTACAAGGATTGCCTGAAGTTTTAGAATGTCATTATCTGGCAGGAGAATTTGATTATCTTTTAAAATTTGTAGTTGCTAACCACCAGCATTTAGAAAAGTTACTCCGCGAGAAAATCATTCCCATTGCAGGCGTAGATAAAATTAGAACGAGTATTGTTCTTAATGAGGTCAAAGCTTCAACTTCCTTACCATTGGATTAG
- a CDS encoding AMP-dependent synthetase and ligase translates to MTKQLSLDEIVKCGVNQKIAVAILPQINQWLASLPAIECWQYFSREILKPEHPFLLHELLYQTVFADWNFSQGNPPAWFPSQEEIAATNIAALMNELNIASYSELYNWSSKNRAEFWEVMIRRLNICLREKYTQIVDLSQGIESPQWLVGARLNIVESCFQAPKDETVIIFQNQEGSLSTLSYGELEALTNRVANSLKDTGFVPGDAIAIAMPMTAESVAIYLGIIKAGCVVVSIADSLAAEKIATRLHLSQAKAIFTQDNILRAGKQLPLYSKIIAADAPQAIVVKTNSSLSVKLRQKDLFWTDFLIYQDQFSAVPAYPHAHTNILFSSGTTGEPKAIPWNQTTPIKCAVDGHLHHDIHPRDVVAWPTNLGWMMGPWLIYASLINRATMALYYDAPTERGFGQFVQDARVNMLGVVPSLVNSWKVTGCMQGLDWSAIKAFSSTGECSTPQDMLFLMSLAGYKPIIEYCGGTEIGGGYLTGTLVQPCAPSTFTTPALGLDLAIFDENGQPADKGEVFIIPPSIGLSTELLNQDHHQVYFANTPSIPLRRHGDRIERLPNSYYRAHGRVDDTMNLAGIKVSSVEIEQVLNTLEGVCETAAIAVCPPQGGPSQLVIYAVVAPDLQTDKETLLVSLQQAIKQHLNPLFKLHDLKIVETLPRTASNKLMRRVLRDRYQSDSQLAISK, encoded by the coding sequence ATGACAAAGCAACTGTCGCTAGACGAGATCGTCAAGTGTGGCGTGAACCAAAAAATAGCCGTCGCGATTCTACCACAGATTAATCAGTGGCTTGCTTCTTTACCTGCAATTGAGTGTTGGCAGTATTTTAGCCGAGAAATACTCAAACCCGAGCATCCTTTTCTTTTACACGAACTTCTCTATCAAACTGTCTTTGCCGACTGGAACTTTAGTCAAGGCAATCCTCCAGCTTGGTTTCCTTCCCAGGAGGAAATCGCAGCTACCAATATTGCTGCTTTAATGAACGAACTAAACATAGCTTCCTACTCAGAACTTTATAATTGGTCGAGCAAAAATCGTGCTGAGTTTTGGGAAGTAATGATTCGACGATTAAATATTTGCTTGAGGGAAAAATACACTCAAATTGTCGATCTTTCCCAAGGTATAGAATCGCCTCAATGGTTAGTAGGTGCGCGTCTAAATATTGTCGAAAGCTGCTTTCAAGCACCTAAAGATGAAACTGTCATTATCTTTCAAAATCAAGAAGGCTCTTTATCTACCCTCTCCTATGGAGAACTTGAGGCTCTAACCAATCGAGTTGCCAATAGTTTGAAAGACACGGGTTTTGTACCTGGAGATGCTATCGCTATTGCTATGCCCATGACTGCTGAATCGGTTGCTATTTACTTGGGTATTATTAAAGCTGGTTGTGTGGTAGTCTCCATTGCTGATAGTTTGGCTGCGGAGAAAATTGCTACCCGTCTGCATCTATCTCAAGCAAAAGCAATCTTTACCCAAGACAATATTTTACGTGCTGGAAAACAGTTACCCCTTTACTCCAAAATCATCGCAGCAGATGCGCCTCAAGCGATCGTAGTCAAAACAAATTCATCTTTATCAGTTAAATTACGTCAAAAAGATTTATTTTGGACTGATTTTCTGATTTATCAAGATCAATTCAGTGCTGTTCCTGCTTATCCTCACGCTCATACTAATATCCTCTTTTCTTCAGGTACAACAGGAGAGCCTAAAGCTATTCCCTGGAATCAGACTACGCCGATCAAGTGTGCTGTAGACGGGCATCTACATCATGACATTCATCCAAGAGACGTAGTAGCCTGGCCGACTAACTTAGGCTGGATGATGGGACCATGGTTAATTTACGCTAGTTTGATCAATCGTGCAACTATGGCTCTCTATTATGATGCTCCAACTGAGAGAGGATTTGGTCAATTTGTTCAAGATGCGCGGGTAAATATGTTGGGGGTAGTACCTAGTTTAGTAAATAGCTGGAAAGTAACTGGCTGTATGCAGGGATTGGATTGGAGCGCGATTAAAGCCTTCAGTTCGACAGGGGAATGTTCTACACCCCAGGATATGCTCTTTTTAATGTCCCTAGCTGGATACAAACCTATTATCGAATACTGCGGTGGTACGGAAATTGGTGGTGGCTATCTTACTGGTACGCTAGTACAACCATGCGCCCCTTCTACCTTTACTACTCCTGCCTTGGGTTTAGATTTGGCTATCTTTGATGAAAATGGTCAACCTGCCGACAAAGGAGAAGTATTTATTATTCCTCCTTCAATAGGACTTTCTACCGAATTATTAAATCAAGATCACCATCAAGTCTACTTTGCTAATACTCCCTCTATTCCCCTACGCCGTCATGGCGATCGCATTGAGCGTCTACCTAATTCTTACTACCGCGCTCATGGTCGTGTTGACGATACGATGAATTTAGCTGGCATCAAAGTCAGTTCGGTAGAAATCGAACAAGTTCTGAATACTTTAGAAGGAGTCTGCGAAACAGCCGCGATCGCTGTTTGTCCTCCTCAAGGAGGTCCCAGTCAATTAGTTATTTACGCCGTAGTCGCGCCCGACTTGCAAACAGACAAAGAAACGCTCCTGGTTTCTCTACAGCAAGCGATTAAACAACATCTCAATCCCTTATTTAAATTACACGATTTGAAGATCGTCGAGACTTTACCCCGTACTGCCTCTAATAAACTGATGCGTCGAGTCTTACGCGATCGCTATCAGAGCGATTCACAATTAGCAATTAGCAAGTAA
- the ilvA gene encoding threonine dehydratase, giving the protein MKLTTFKSPGLENIRQAAKTIFAQASDTPCRYSRHLSEMVSATVILKLENLQFTGSFKDRGALVKLLSLTTSQRKQGIIAMSAGNHAQAVAYQAQRLDIPAVIVMPCFTPNVKVEKTRSFGAEVIFHGETLDDAIILGRQIALERNLNIVHPYDDEQIIAGQGTIALEMLASHPDLDILLVPVGGGGLIAGNAIAAKSLCPQIKIVGVQTQRFPSMFKALQGQAIVCGRSTIAEGIAVKTPGELTLSIIRELVDEILLVDEDEIEEAVRLLLEMEKTVVEGAGAAGLAALIKYSDRFVGQKVGIILSGGNIDLPILSEIVQRSMVRSSRLVRLEVEIRDVPGALAEVARLIGETRANIVEVRHQREFACLPLQSAELELVLMTRGVAHLEQIMEILTQAGYKIRLQSIC; this is encoded by the coding sequence ATGAAACTGACCACTTTTAAATCACCTGGTTTGGAAAACATCCGCCAAGCAGCTAAAACAATCTTCGCTCAAGCATCTGATACCCCCTGCCGTTATTCGCGGCATTTATCAGAGATGGTAAGCGCAACAGTAATACTTAAGTTGGAAAATCTACAATTTACAGGTTCTTTTAAAGATCGGGGTGCTTTAGTAAAATTACTTTCCTTGACTACCTCTCAAAGAAAACAGGGAATTATCGCGATGTCGGCAGGTAATCATGCCCAAGCGGTTGCCTATCAAGCTCAACGTTTAGATATTCCCGCAGTTATCGTCATGCCTTGTTTTACACCTAATGTCAAAGTGGAAAAAACTCGCTCGTTTGGGGCAGAAGTAATTTTTCATGGCGAAACTTTAGATGATGCGATTATCTTGGGCAGACAGATTGCTTTAGAGCGAAACCTAAACATCGTCCATCCCTATGATGACGAACAGATTATTGCCGGACAAGGAACGATCGCTCTAGAAATGCTTGCCTCTCATCCCGATCTAGACATTTTGTTAGTTCCCGTAGGAGGAGGTGGTTTAATTGCAGGTAATGCGATCGCAGCAAAAAGCCTTTGTCCTCAAATTAAGATTGTGGGCGTACAAACTCAACGCTTTCCTTCGATGTTCAAAGCTTTACAAGGTCAAGCGATCGTCTGCGGTAGATCGACCATTGCGGAAGGGATTGCCGTAAAAACCCCAGGAGAACTAACCCTGTCGATTATCCGCGAGTTAGTCGATGAGATTCTGCTGGTAGACGAAGATGAAATTGAAGAAGCGGTGCGACTGCTATTGGAGATGGAAAAGACAGTTGTAGAAGGAGCAGGTGCAGCAGGATTAGCAGCTTTAATCAAATATAGCGATCGCTTTGTCGGGCAGAAGGTGGGCATCATTCTCAGTGGAGGGAATATTGATTTACCCATTCTTTCAGAGATCGTGCAGCGCAGCATGGTTCGTTCTAGTCGGTTAGTACGACTGGAAGTTGAAATTAGGGATGTGCCTGGTGCTTTAGCAGAAGTCGCTAGGTTAATAGGCGAAACGAGAGCCAACATCGTTGAAGTTCGCCACCAACGGGAATTTGCCTGTTTGCCACTACAATCAGCAGAGTTGGAATTAGTGCTAATGACACGAGGAGTTGCCCATCTAGAGCAAATTATGGAGATACTGACACAAGCAGGATACAAGATTCGTCTTCAATCGATCTGCTGA
- a CDS encoding acetyl-CoA acetyltransferase, protein MSEVYIVSAVRTPIGRFGGVLANLSPVDLGVHVMQAALAQAGISGAALDLYIFGNVLRAGHGQLLPRQAALKAGIPNKVNGYAVDLVCSSGAIALINATIAIRAGEADLVLAGGMESMSQTGFLLSHRARWGYKLLSNKPEPLTDLLLYDGLTDATTGESMGEQTERLILEYGFSRQDLDEMALYSHQRAAAATKGGSFRSEIVPIELKTSKGIQLVEQDEGIRPDTTLERLAQLPPAFQSNGVLTAGNSSQISDGAAALILASQSALERYGLKPIAKVLGGTWTGGETWRFPELSIWAAKKLLEKLGRAIADFDLFENSEAFAINNLLFTKLLGVTNDRLNINGGAIALGHPIGASGARMVVTLLHALKERDSTLGLASVCNGTGGGTAIAFERV, encoded by the coding sequence ATGTCTGAAGTGTATATTGTTTCAGCAGTCCGCACACCCATTGGTCGATTTGGCGGTGTGCTGGCGAATCTATCCCCGGTAGATTTAGGTGTCCATGTGATGCAAGCTGCCTTAGCACAAGCAGGAATCTCGGGAGCAGCTTTAGATCTGTATATCTTTGGCAATGTTCTCAGAGCGGGACACGGACAATTATTGCCTCGTCAAGCTGCACTCAAGGCTGGAATCCCTAATAAAGTTAATGGTTACGCAGTCGATCTAGTCTGTTCTTCAGGTGCGATCGCTTTAATTAATGCAACTATTGCAATCCGAGCAGGAGAAGCCGATTTGGTTCTCGCTGGAGGGATGGAATCAATGTCCCAAACTGGCTTTTTGCTCTCCCACCGAGCTAGATGGGGTTACAAATTACTATCAAATAAACCAGAACCGTTAACAGACTTGTTACTCTACGACGGTTTGACGGATGCTACCACTGGAGAAAGTATGGGAGAACAAACCGAGCGATTGATTCTTGAATATGGCTTTAGCCGTCAAGATTTAGATGAAATGGCTCTCTATTCCCATCAACGAGCAGCAGCAGCAACCAAAGGCGGTAGTTTCCGCTCGGAAATTGTTCCCATTGAATTGAAAACTAGCAAAGGGATTCAATTAGTAGAGCAAGATGAAGGAATTCGTCCCGATACTACTCTAGAGCGTCTTGCCCAACTTCCTCCTGCCTTTCAAAGCAATGGAGTTCTCACTGCGGGCAATAGCAGCCAGATCTCAGACGGAGCAGCAGCCCTAATTTTAGCTAGTCAATCGGCATTGGAACGCTACGGACTAAAACCCATCGCCAAAGTGTTGGGAGGTACATGGACTGGTGGAGAGACTTGGCGTTTTCCAGAGTTGTCAATTTGGGCAGCCAAAAAGCTGTTAGAAAAACTTGGCAGAGCGATCGCTGATTTTGACTTGTTTGAAAATAGCGAGGCATTCGCCATTAACAATTTACTTTTTACCAAGCTACTTGGCGTTACTAATGATCGCCTGAATATCAATGGAGGTGCGATCGCGTTAGGACATCCCATCGGTGCTTCTGGAGCAAGAATGGTGGTTACTTTACTCCATGCCCTTAAAGAAAGAGATAGCACTTTAGGTCTAGCTTCTGTTTGTAATGGGACTGGTGGAGGTACTGCGATCGCATTTGAGCGAGTTTAG
- a CDS encoding 4-hydroxyphenylpyruvate dioxygenase, translating to MSEICRIKSFDHLEFYVGNAKQAAHFYSQGFGFINTAYRGLETGERKTASYVMEQGQIRLVLSTGLSREHQICQSAIAHGDAIAVIGLEVPDAVSAYRETTKRGARGAIPPTEERDEQGVFRYAAIHAYGEVLIKFVERSNYKGVFAPGFVPRKLANSKGAGLTKIDHVVGNVELGAMEKWVQFFAETMGFELLVHFDDQTIATKYSALMSKVMQNGKGSIKLPINEPAPGKGKSQIQEYLDYNGGSGIQHVAFATDNIIKTVFQLRDSGVEFLDVPLTYYENIETRVGKIDEPMEKLAELGILIDRDSDGYLLQTFTQPVEDRPTLFFEIIQRSGSQGFGEGNFKALFEAIEREQLRRGNL from the coding sequence ATGAGCGAAATTTGTCGGATCAAATCCTTTGATCATCTTGAATTTTATGTAGGCAATGCCAAACAAGCAGCACATTTTTATAGTCAAGGTTTTGGCTTTATTAATACTGCCTATCGAGGTTTAGAAACAGGAGAGCGCAAAACGGCATCTTATGTAATGGAACAGGGTCAAATTCGTTTGGTATTGAGTACGGGGTTAAGTCGAGAGCATCAAATTTGTCAAAGTGCGATCGCTCATGGTGATGCTATAGCTGTAATTGGTTTGGAAGTTCCCGATGCTGTTAGTGCTTACCGCGAGACGACTAAGCGGGGTGCTAGGGGAGCTATTCCACCGACTGAAGAACGAGATGAACAGGGAGTATTTCGTTATGCAGCTATCCATGCTTATGGTGAAGTTCTAATTAAATTTGTAGAACGAAGTAATTACAAAGGAGTATTTGCTCCTGGTTTCGTGCCAAGAAAACTAGCTAATAGTAAGGGTGCAGGGTTAACCAAGATCGATCATGTGGTTGGCAATGTGGAATTGGGTGCGATGGAAAAGTGGGTACAATTTTTTGCCGAGACAATGGGTTTTGAATTGTTAGTTCATTTTGACGACCAAACTATTGCCACAAAATACTCTGCCTTGATGTCTAAGGTGATGCAGAATGGAAAGGGCAGCATTAAATTACCGATTAATGAGCCAGCCCCAGGCAAGGGGAAATCTCAGATCCAAGAATATTTGGATTATAACGGTGGCTCTGGGATTCAACACGTAGCTTTCGCAACTGACAATATTATCAAAACAGTTTTTCAACTTAGAGATTCAGGGGTGGAATTTTTAGACGTACCCCTAACTTATTACGAAAACATAGAAACAAGAGTAGGCAAAATCGACGAACCAATGGAAAAGCTAGCCGAGTTGGGAATTCTAATCGACCGAGACAGCGATGGCTATTTGCTTCAGACTTTTACCCAACCAGTAGAAGACCGCCCTACCCTATTTTTTGAAATAATTCAACGGTCTGGTTCTCAGGGATTTGGGGAAGGCAACTTTAAGGCTTTATTTGAAGCTATTGAGCGCGAGCAGTTACGGCGAGGCAATCTCTAA
- a CDS encoding hypothetical protein (hypothetical protein Cyan7822_5948): MIATQTTTSGNFSVSTRIQERLRRGELTQKQVDEFQDFLAEVDRRLLHHRIITNNRYTKWFSQGKATDAQLRHFIRQFSVFSNQFLVAALLKTINAPTLQQSRSSREILLNELGVIYRNPRKQIDSSIPLTEEKKDREGDPELVSTEGTVDGGICRFRAAHFEWLLGVAEGLGLDFADLGKRKHGRPTTLHFCDELIRLYGSDDPQIAEGASFAVENWAAAGFWQQLVDGLSAIADAPAKLTAKTRHPHLRLAFFTWHNRVEAQHAGHTLEELEEVYFHPDFDRDKFFQGGREILEAIAVFWDGLKSDRSYCFDNGGR, translated from the coding sequence ATGATCGCAACTCAAACAACAACTTCAGGAAATTTCAGCGTTTCAACTCGTATTCAAGAACGTTTGCGTCGGGGAGAACTAACCCAAAAGCAGGTAGACGAATTCCAAGACTTTCTGGCTGAGGTCGATCGCCGTTTATTGCACCATCGCATTATTACTAATAATAGATACACTAAATGGTTCAGTCAGGGTAAGGCAACAGACGCACAATTAAGACACTTTATTCGGCAATTTTCTGTCTTTTCCAATCAATTTCTGGTGGCAGCCTTACTGAAAACAATTAACGCGCCTACTCTCCAACAGTCGCGGTCTAGTCGAGAAATCTTACTTAACGAATTGGGGGTAATTTACCGCAATCCCCGAAAGCAGATTGATAGTTCTATTCCTTTAACCGAGGAGAAAAAAGACCGCGAAGGCGACCCCGAATTAGTTAGCACTGAAGGGACGGTAGATGGAGGTATTTGTCGTTTCCGTGCTGCTCATTTTGAATGGCTGTTGGGAGTAGCAGAAGGACTGGGACTAGATTTTGCAGATCTAGGTAAACGCAAACATGGCAGACCGACAACCTTGCACTTCTGCGATGAATTAATCCGCCTTTACGGTAGCGACGACCCCCAGATCGCCGAAGGAGCTAGCTTTGCCGTTGAAAACTGGGCAGCAGCAGGTTTTTGGCAACAACTAGTAGATGGCTTATCCGCGATCGCGGATGCGCCAGCGAAGCTGACCGCGAAAACCCGACATCCACATCTGCGTTTAGCCTTTTTTACCTGGCACAACCGCGTCGAAGCACAGCACGCAGGACATACTTTGGAGGAACTAGAGGAAGTTTACTTTCACCCAGATTTCGACCGAGACAAGTTTTTCCAAGGAGGTAGAGAAATTCTCGAAGCGATCGCTGTTTTCTGGGATGGTTTAAAGAGCGACCGCTCTTACTGTTTCGATAATGGTGGAAGGTAG